The Scyliorhinus torazame isolate Kashiwa2021f chromosome 7, sScyTor2.1, whole genome shotgun sequence genome has a window encoding:
- the LOC140427200 gene encoding protocadherin-10-like isoform X3 → MADWLNSYLSQLALLYLIFMCVSDSLCINVRYSIPEELEVGAFVGNIATDLGLDVKQLPGRRFRIATGGKKEYLDVNLSTGALVIKEKMDKEQLCEHGLSCALIFEAVIEKPLKLYRVEIEILDINDNAPVFKTSELNIEIPELLPAGTSFLLQRAIDPDAGTNSVRSYQLSSSEYFTLKTQPESEYNYVPELVLERPLDREQQPAHQLTLTAFDGGNPEKCGTTHIKITVLDVNDNAPSCEQNIYQITTAENTPPNTFIVKVTAIDMDEDLNGEIIYTFSDQTPNNVRDVFSLDSTTGEIRVAGILDFEEVENYQISVQAKDRGTRALSAYCKVLIKVTDVNDNCPEIMITTESHTIPEDAAEDTAVALFQVTDPDSDEKASSYCRITSEIPFRLNSYLNKYYTVVTNGELDREKSPEYNITIICTDTGSPPLAANKTIRIQVTDINDNAPRFTQPSFTMYVTENNVIGASVGAVSAFDPDFNQNAELSYSIFNNLVHGLPPITFVSINATTGEMFAQRSFDFEQLKNIEVHVQVKDLGSPPLSNNITVTIITVDQNDNAPVIVSPLPFKGPAAEDTMPRSAEPGYLVAKVTALDADSGVNAQMFYQLREPTDESLFTVASETGEIWTIRRLAQKDPFRHTIVIMVKDNGIPSLSSSVTINMSVHDDTNENASNIGSLGNVGPWKYDLKLYLMMIFGATSFLLLMAIVILAAKMHRRGIEMSSPCCCWQPSCISREDPLHGIQKASASIQISPNYAEVYERRTLQQTFDYDTCQGSHLNDFTFLQLQGVAASRIDMNKGTSHPEECGIAPNSMSKDTAKFLEIYGTRQQDLEQSAIERCSSGQYGIGLYTSEKNDVGPDPRRLVEIHSRAF, encoded by the coding sequence ATGGCCGACTGGCTAAACAGCTATTTGTCGCAATTGGCTCTTCTTTATCTGATATTCATGTGTGTTTCGGATTCCCTCTGTATAAACGTTCGCTACTCAATTCCGGAAGAATTGGAGGTTGGTGCCTTTGTTGGGAATATTGCTACGGACCTGGGATTAGATGTGAAGCAGCTACCGGGGCGGAGATTTCGAATTGCAACTGGAGGCAAAAAAGAATATCTGGACGTGAATTTGAGCACTGGGGCTCTCGTAATAAAAGAAAAAATGGACAAAGAGCAGCTTTGCGAGCACGGCCTGTCATGCGCGCTGATCTTCGAGGCTGTGATTGAGAAACCATTAAAGCTTTACCGTGTAGAAATTGAGATTCTCGATATAAATGACAACGCGCCCGTGTTCAAGACAAGCGAGTTAAATATTGAAATCCCGGAACTGCTTCCAGCGGGAACGAGCTTCCTGCTCCAGAGGGCGATTGACCCGGACGCTGGAACCAACAGTGTTCGTTCCTACCAACTGAGCTCAAGCGAATATTTCACTTTGAAAACACAGCCAGAGAGTGAATACAATTATGTCCCTGAGCTTGTCCTGGAACGTCCCCTAGATCGAGAGCAACAACCAGCTCATCAGTTAACATTGACCGCATTTGATGGAGGAAATCCAGAGAAATGTGGAACCACCCACATTAAAATTACTGTGCTTGACGTGAATGACAATGCCCCATCGTGTGAACAGAACATCTATCAAATCACCACTGCCGAAAACACCCCCCCAAATACTTTTATTGTGAAAGTCACTGCGATCGACATGGACGAAGATCTAAATGGTGAGATAATCTATACTTTTAGCGATCAAACTCCTAATAATGTGCGTGACGTATTTAGCTTGGATTCAACAACCGGAGAAATCAGAGTAGCCGGTATCCTGGACTTTGAAGAAGTTGAAAATTATCAGATTTCGGTACAAGCTAAGGACAGAGGTACACGGGCATTGTCAGCATACTGCAAAGTTTTAATAAAGGTGACTGATGTTAATGATAATTGCCCTGAAATAATGATAACTACTGAATCACACACTATTCCGGAGGATGCTGCCGAGGACACAGCAGTAGCCCTTTTCCAAGTTACGGATCCAGATTCTGATGAGAAGGCAAGTAGTTATTGTCGAATAACCAGCGAGATCCCATTTAGGCTTAACAGTTATCTTAATAAATACTACACGGTAGTTACTAATGGCGAGTTGGACCGTGAAAAAAGTCCGGAATACAACATTACAATTATATGTACGGATACTGGCTCCCCTCCTCTCGCTGCCAACAAAACCATCCGAATTCAAGTAACGGATATAAATGACAATGCGCCACGTTTTACGCAGCCTTCTTTCACCATGTATGTAACAGAAAACAATGTTATTGGTGCTTCAGTTGGTGCGGTGTCTGCCTTTGATCCAGATTTCAATCAAAACGCTGAGCTGTCTTATTCTATTTTTAATAACCTGGTACACGGTTTGCCTCCAATTACTTTCGTCTCAATAAATGCAACCACTGGTGAGATGTTTGCGCAACGCTCCTTTGATTTTGAACAATTAAAAAACATTGAAGTCCATGTACAAGTGAAGGATCTTGGGTCCCCCCCACTGAGCAATAACATAACAGTGACTATAATCACCGTGGACCAGAATGACAATGCCCCTGTGATCGTGTCGCCTTTGCCATTCAAAGGGCCTGCAGCAGAGGACACAATGCCCAGATCTGCAGAGCCAGGTTACTTGGTTGCAAAAGTCACCGCCTTAGATGCTGATTCTGGAGTAAACGCTCAAATGTTTTACCAACTCCGTGAGCCAACTGATGAAAGTTTGTTTACTGTTGCCTCAGAAACAGGAGAAATTTGGACGATTCGTCGTTTGGCTCAGAAAGATCCATTCAGGCACACAATCGTGATAATGGTGAAAGATAATGGAATCCCGTCACTTTCATCTTCAGTCACCATCAATATGTCAGTGCACGATGATACCAACGAAAATGCATCCAATATCGGCTCATTGGGGAACGTTGGCCCATGGAAATACGATTTAAAACTTTATTTAATGATGATTTTTGGCGCAACCTCGTTCCTACTACTTATGGCGATTGTAATTCTCGCTGCTAAAATGCACAGACGTGGAATTGAAATGAGCAGTCCCTGTTGCTGTTGGCAACCGTCTTGTATTTCGAGAGAAGATCCTCTACATGGAATCCAAAAGGCTAGCGCGAGTATTCAAATTTCACCCAATTACGCAGAGGTGTATGAACGAAGGACCCTCCAACAAACATTTGACTATGACACGTGCCAAGGTTCACACTTGAACGATTTTACCTTTCTGCAGTTGCAAGGTGTGGCCGCTTCCAGGATTGATATGAACAAAGGCACATCTCACCCCGAAGAATGTGGAATTGCACCAAACTCTATGAGCAAGGACACAGCTAAATTTCTTGAG